The Thermovirga sp. genome window below encodes:
- a CDS encoding (2Fe-2S)-binding protein, translated as NKGYETFDELKRVLRVGMGPCQGRGCREIILRELSAKTGRPVSEIHPGTFRPPSKPVKLSLLAEIGDE; from the coding sequence AACAAGGGTTACGAAACTTTTGATGAATTAAAAAGAGTTCTCCGAGTGGGCATGGGACCGTGCCAGGGGAGAGGATGCCGCGAAATTATCCTCAGGGAGTTATCAGCGAAAACGGGAAGGCCTGTCTCCGAAATCCACCCCGGCACGTTCCGGCCTCCGTCCAAACCGGTAAAATTGTCACTCCTTGCGGAGATTGGTGACGAGTAA